One region of Lebetimonas natsushimae genomic DNA includes:
- the mobB gene encoding molybdopterin-guanine dinucleotide biosynthesis protein B: protein MRKAVAFTGPSNSGKTTLIEKIAKRLISSYKLAIIKNDPGDKAKFDKEGKDSYRFFQTGAEVVVTSPTRTTYFSHRQKSLDEIINMINDFDILLVEGLKYLPLPRIGVFRGEIDESYFRYIKAVAIDDSVDKSLIPKNIEILDLNDVDEIIEWVLENAKEV from the coding sequence TTGAGAAAAGCAGTTGCATTTACAGGACCTAGTAATTCGGGAAAAACCACTTTGATTGAAAAAATAGCCAAAAGGTTAATTAGCAGTTATAAACTGGCCATAATTAAAAATGATCCGGGGGATAAGGCTAAATTTGATAAAGAGGGAAAAGACAGTTATAGATTTTTTCAAACCGGTGCTGAGGTTGTAGTAACATCTCCTACGCGTACTACTTATTTTTCACACAGGCAAAAATCTCTTGATGAAATAATCAATATGATAAATGATTTTGATATTTTGCTTGTTGAAGGGTTGAAATATCTGCCACTTCCAAGAATCGGAGTTTTTAGAGGTGAAATTGATGAAAGTTATTTCAGATATATTAAGGCTGTTGCAATTGATGACAGTGTTGATAAAAGTTTGATTCCAAAAAATATTGAAATACTTGATTTAAACGATGTGGATGAAATTATAGAATGGGTCTTGGAAAACGCAAAAGAAGTTTAA
- a CDS encoding MgtC/SapB family protein, translating to MDLEFLKLLIISILIGFSIGLERSIRFNSKNINSFAGSRTFALISLAGFLSAYLNEKYPYFLYLSILIIGILIISAYFLKVIHYKKQGSTTHFAAIVTFFLGILTYIGKVEYAIYIGVITIVILSLKPKLEEFESKISVNDINAGVLLLVMTFLILPILPNKTIDPYHLFNPYKTWLMAVLISALSFIGYISLKLMGNKGILITAMAGGLFSSTAVTFTLSKMYKENKNNKYLYIAGISIANAIMFARIYVETLIVNKELSSIILLPFLLATLFGMIYAYYIYKKSTVQKINIDLKSKNPLEIDEAVKFAIIFAIIYAAAELVSNKYGNLGIYLLSFFSGITDVDAITLSLSSLATSKIPQISAINGIIIASVTNSIVKFLIAAIVAKDLSKELFLFFLLCFTGLGIGYLIAI from the coding sequence TTGGATTTAGAATTTTTAAAACTTTTGATAATTTCCATTTTAATCGGATTCAGTATAGGGCTTGAACGTAGCATAAGATTCAATTCCAAAAACATAAATTCATTCGCGGGCAGCCGCACCTTTGCCCTAATTTCCCTTGCCGGATTTTTAAGTGCATATTTAAATGAAAAATATCCTTATTTTTTATATTTAAGCATTTTAATTATAGGAATTTTAATAATAAGCGCATATTTCTTAAAAGTTATACATTATAAAAAACAAGGGTCTACCACCCATTTTGCAGCAATTGTTACATTTTTTTTGGGAATATTGACTTATATAGGAAAAGTTGAATATGCAATTTATATCGGCGTTATAACAATAGTTATTTTATCCCTAAAACCAAAACTTGAGGAATTTGAATCCAAAATTTCCGTTAATGACATAAATGCCGGTGTTTTATTACTCGTTATGACCTTTTTAATTTTACCGATTCTGCCGAATAAAACAATAGATCCTTACCATCTTTTTAACCCTTATAAAACCTGGCTTATGGCTGTTTTAATTTCTGCCCTTTCTTTTATCGGATATATTTCATTAAAACTCATGGGTAATAAAGGGATTTTAATAACGGCAATGGCCGGTGGATTATTCAGTTCAACGGCAGTTACTTTTACACTCAGTAAAATGTATAAAGAAAACAAAAACAATAAATATTTATATATTGCGGGAATCTCAATCGCCAATGCCATAATGTTTGCAAGAATTTATGTGGAAACTCTTATTGTCAATAAGGAATTATCAAGCATAATTTTACTGCCTTTTTTACTAGCCACACTTTTTGGAATGATTTACGCATATTATATTTATAAAAAATCCACTGTTCAGAAAATAAATATTGATCTTAAATCAAAAAATCCGCTTGAAATAGACGAGGCTGTTAAATTTGCAATAATTTTTGCAATAATTTATGCAGCAGCCGAACTTGTCAGCAATAAATACGGAAATTTAGGTATTTATCTGCTTTCATTCTTTTCAGGAATTACGGATGTGGATGCCATTACGTTATCTCTTAGCAGTTTAGCTACTTCAAAAATTCCACAAATCAGCGCAATAAACGGAATTATAATAGCAAGTGTAACAAATTCCATTGTCAAATTTTTAATTGCCGCCATTGTCGCAAAAGATTTAAGCAAAGAATTATTTTTATTTTTTTTATTATGTTTTACAGGGCTTGGAATTGGCTATTTAATAGCAATTTAA
- the metG gene encoding methionine--tRNA ligase encodes MSKCDTYYLTTPIYYVNDVPHIGHAYTTIIADTIARYARLKGIDTFFLTGTDEHGQKIEEAAKKRGKTPKEYADEISAKFKALWDEFEICYDKFIRTTDPEHIKGVQKAFLTMYENGDIYKDYYEGHYCVGCESFVAPSQLVNDELCPDCGRPTRIIKEESYFFRLSKYQDKILEWLKTKKPILPEAKANEIIRFVEDGLKDLSITRTSFEWGIKLPKEINDPKHVVYVWLDALFNYLTALGYGSEDETLLKKYWPAKLHIVGKDILKFHAVYWPAFLMSIGFELPKVIAAHGWWTRDGEKMSKSKGNVINPKEVADAYGIENFRYFMLREVPFGADGDFSEKALIDRINNDLGNDLGNLLNRIIGMAYKYFDGKITSKNVEKYYPNELNEARDIVKDLEKTYLWKMQIHKFLEELWKVLSIGNKAIDTYKPWELMKNSEEEKAAALLGLIANLLALVAVNLHAVMPKTTGKIAKALGFEINKDTFAAIMDGKLLNDFVIEKIPPLFPKIEKPLMKKVEVKENKPVNLITIDEFFKTELKIGKILVAEEIKKSKKLLRLEVDLGEEKPRQIIAGIKEYYKPEELIDTYVCVVSNLKPAKLMGMMSEGMLLGAKDENGFSLIRPEKPKKTGTPIK; translated from the coding sequence ATGAGCAAATGTGATACATATTATTTAACAACTCCGATTTATTATGTAAATGATGTGCCGCATATCGGGCATGCCTATACAACTATTATTGCCGATACCATTGCCAGATATGCCAGACTTAAAGGAATTGATACTTTCTTTTTAACAGGAACTGACGAGCATGGTCAAAAAATAGAAGAAGCTGCAAAAAAAAGAGGTAAAACTCCAAAAGAATATGCCGATGAAATAAGTGCTAAATTTAAAGCTTTATGGGATGAATTTGAGATTTGTTATGATAAATTTATAAGAACTACCGACCCAGAACATATTAAAGGTGTTCAAAAAGCTTTTCTTACAATGTATGAAAACGGGGATATTTATAAAGATTATTATGAAGGGCATTACTGTGTCGGGTGTGAGAGTTTTGTAGCGCCAAGCCAGCTCGTAAATGATGAATTATGCCCTGATTGTGGAAGACCTACAAGAATTATTAAGGAAGAAAGCTATTTTTTTAGACTTTCAAAATATCAGGATAAAATCTTAGAATGGCTAAAAACTAAAAAACCTATTTTACCGGAAGCAAAAGCAAATGAAATCATCAGATTTGTTGAAGACGGACTTAAGGACCTTTCAATTACAAGAACATCATTTGAATGGGGTATTAAACTTCCAAAAGAGATAAACGATCCAAAACATGTGGTTTATGTATGGCTTGATGCTTTGTTTAATTATCTTACTGCCCTTGGATACGGAAGTGAAGATGAAACACTTCTCAAAAAATACTGGCCTGCAAAACTGCATATTGTAGGAAAAGATATTTTAAAATTTCACGCAGTTTACTGGCCGGCATTTTTAATGAGTATAGGTTTTGAACTTCCAAAAGTAATTGCGGCTCACGGATGGTGGACAAGAGACGGTGAAAAAATGAGTAAATCCAAAGGAAATGTAATCAATCCAAAAGAGGTGGCCGATGCGTACGGGATTGAAAATTTCAGATATTTTATGCTAAGGGAAGTTCCGTTTGGGGCTGACGGAGATTTTAGTGAAAAAGCTTTAATTGACAGAATAAATAATGATTTGGGAAATGATTTAGGGAATCTTTTAAACAGAATTATCGGAATGGCATATAAATATTTTGATGGAAAAATAACTTCAAAAAATGTTGAAAAGTATTACCCAAATGAATTAAACGAAGCCAGGGATATTGTTAAAGATTTGGAAAAAACATACCTTTGGAAAATGCAGATTCATAAATTTCTTGAAGAGCTTTGGAAAGTGTTAAGTATCGGAAATAAGGCAATTGATACATATAAACCTTGGGAACTTATGAAAAACTCTGAAGAGGAAAAAGCAGCCGCACTTTTAGGACTTATTGCAAATCTGTTGGCATTGGTTGCGGTAAATTTACATGCTGTGATGCCAAAAACCACAGGGAAAATTGCCAAGGCTCTTGGATTTGAAATTAATAAAGACACTTTTGCCGCTATAATGGATGGAAAACTGCTTAATGATTTTGTAATAGAAAAAATACCACCGCTTTTTCCTAAAATAGAAAAGCCTTTGATGAAAAAAGTTGAAGTTAAAGAAAACAAACCTGTAAATTTAATTACAATTGACGAATTTTTCAAAACTGAGCTTAAAATCGGAAAAATATTAGTTGCTGAGGAAATTAAAAAATCCAAAAAACTTTTAAGACTTGAAGTTGACTTGGGAGAAGAAAAACCCCGCCAGATAATTGCTGGAATTAAAGAATATTATAAACCTGAGGAATTGATTGACACATATGTGTGTGTTGTAAGCAATCTTAAACCTGCAAAACTTATGGGAATGATGAGTGAAGGTATGCTTCTTGGAGCAAAAGATGAAAACGGATTTAGTCTGATAAGACCTGAAAAACCTAAAAAAACAGGTACACCAATAAAATAA
- a CDS encoding CiaD-like domain-containing protein: MNIKETILETLQELEEENIIVEQEEKEENCDREFLKHLKERLLILFEGLQSPNTENLDVKLDVTLNFLEYLLVKIDEKLNES, from the coding sequence ATGAATATTAAAGAAACAATTTTAGAAACCCTGCAGGAATTGGAAGAAGAAAATATTATAGTTGAACAGGAAGAAAAAGAAGAAAATTGTGACAGGGAATTTTTAAAACACTTAAAAGAAAGACTTTTAATTCTCTTTGAAGGGCTTCAATCCCCAAATACCGAAAATCTTGATGTCAAGCTTGATGTAACTCTAAATTTCCTTGAGTATCTGCTTGTTAAAATAGATGAAAAATTAAATGAAAGTTAA
- a CDS encoding DNA polymerase III subunit delta, with the protein MNKREFDGLKELPHFCVFYGNSFFLNLYQKKIEEKFEKENMLKLYYDEFDKKLAKSHLIESSLFGGQNILIVKTNKFNKELEELKQYVKGNYCFVFYTGNKKLDLKKDEFVRFYNPSFKDIIEYTNRLCEKEHLHLSNDAKNFLAKSIDPLFLENEIKKLANYKKEISLKDIEDIVFLYKEESFEDLFVKILNGRDFFDDLKIILETVDYKRIIPALINYITTLYQYHIFIKITGKSNLKEFLGYQLPFDIEKQRIELVIKLKEKDYKTLLDFLLNKELLMRNSEKEKEAIFWEAMIYLRNYHSF; encoded by the coding sequence ATGAATAAAAGAGAATTTGATGGTTTAAAAGAATTACCTCATTTTTGTGTGTTTTATGGAAACAGTTTTTTTCTGAATCTGTATCAAAAAAAAATTGAAGAAAAATTTGAAAAAGAAAATATGTTAAAACTTTATTATGATGAATTTGATAAAAAATTGGCTAAATCTCATTTAATAGAGAGTTCTTTATTTGGTGGGCAAAATATATTAATTGTAAAGACAAATAAATTTAATAAAGAACTGGAAGAACTCAAACAGTATGTTAAAGGCAATTATTGTTTTGTGTTTTATACGGGAAATAAAAAATTAGATTTGAAAAAAGATGAATTTGTAAGGTTTTATAATCCTTCTTTTAAAGATATCATAGAATATACAAATAGACTGTGTGAAAAAGAACATTTGCATTTATCAAATGATGCAAAAAATTTTTTGGCAAAAAGCATAGATCCGCTTTTTTTAGAAAATGAAATAAAAAAACTAGCGAATTATAAAAAAGAAATTTCTTTAAAAGATATAGAAGATATTGTTTTTTTATATAAAGAGGAATCATTTGAAGATTTATTTGTAAAGATTTTAAACGGAAGAGATTTTTTTGATGATTTAAAAATAATTTTAGAAACAGTAGATTATAAAAGAATAATACCGGCTTTAATAAACTATATTACCACACTTTACCAGTATCATATTTTTATAAAAATAACGGGAAAATCAAACTTAAAGGAATTTTTGGGATATCAGCTTCCTTTTGATATAGAAAAGCAAAGAATTGAACTTGTTATTAAATTAAAAGAGAAAGATTATAAAACTCTACTCGATTTTTTATTAAATAAAGAACTTTTAATGAGAAATTCAGAAAAAGAAAAAGAGGCGATTTTTTGGGAGGCTATGATATACCTTAGGAATTATCACTCTTTTTAA
- the purU gene encoding formyltetrahydrofolate deformylase — protein MQYTLLIDCDDKKGLVYKISKILYENDFNIESQQEFVDKENNKFFFRAVIIGNVDKEKLKKQIKKEVPCANVNIYKKRKKRLFLMATKEAHALGDILIKQYSGDLDVEILGVIANRENLKDLVEKFNIPFYYIPAEGLSRAEHENKMLEIIKPTNPDFIILAKYMRILTPNFVEKFPNKIINIHHSFLPAFIGANPYKQAYDRGVKIIGATAHFVNNNLDDGPIIEQDVIRVNHEMSWEEMRIQGRDIEKIVLSRAIKKAIEDRIFVFANKTIIL, from the coding sequence ATGCAATATACCCTGTTAATTGACTGTGACGATAAAAAAGGACTTGTTTATAAAATTTCAAAAATTCTGTATGAAAACGATTTTAATATAGAGTCTCAGCAGGAATTTGTCGATAAAGAAAATAATAAATTCTTTTTCAGGGCGGTAATAATAGGAAATGTAGACAAAGAAAAATTAAAAAAACAGATAAAAAAAGAAGTGCCGTGCGCCAATGTAAACATTTATAAAAAAAGAAAAAAAAGACTGTTTTTGATGGCCACAAAAGAAGCCCACGCTTTAGGGGATATTTTAATCAAACAATATTCAGGGGATTTGGATGTTGAAATTCTCGGAGTTATTGCAAACAGAGAAAATCTCAAAGACTTGGTTGAAAAATTTAATATTCCTTTTTATTACATCCCGGCTGAAGGTTTAAGCAGGGCCGAGCATGAAAACAAAATGCTTGAAATTATAAAACCAACAAATCCTGATTTTATTATACTTGCCAAATATATGAGGATATTGACTCCAAATTTCGTAGAAAAATTTCCAAATAAAATAATAAACATTCACCATTCATTCCTCCCCGCATTTATCGGAGCCAATCCTTATAAACAGGCATACGACAGGGGTGTAAAAATAATAGGCGCTACCGCTCATTTTGTAAATAACAATTTGGATGACGGACCTATTATCGAACAGGATGTAATCAGAGTAAATCATGAAATGAGCTGGGAAGAGATGAGAATTCAAGGGCGTGATATAGAGAAAATAGTTTTAAGCAGAGCTATAAAAAAAGCAATTGAAGACAGAATTTTTGTATTCGCAAATAAAACAATTATACTTTAA
- a CDS encoding tRNA (cytidine(34)-2'-O)-methyltransferase yields MFNIVLFNPQIPPNTGNIGRLCVNAGAKLHLVKPLGFDISEKAVKRAGLDYWDKLDLTVWENIDQFLKNIDINKCHFATTKTTKPYFEANFDIGDYIIFGSETKGIDENILNKFKEKCITIPMTKNGRSLNLAVSTGIILYEAIRQNSVNGNLKMENGKLIGINANI; encoded by the coding sequence ATGTTTAATATAGTCCTTTTTAATCCCCAAATCCCCCCAAATACGGGAAATATCGGAAGACTCTGTGTAAATGCCGGGGCTAAGCTTCATTTAGTTAAACCTCTTGGATTTGATATAAGCGAAAAAGCGGTAAAAAGAGCGGGTCTTGATTATTGGGACAAACTTGATTTAACAGTCTGGGAAAATATAGATCAGTTCTTAAAAAATATTGATATAAATAAATGCCATTTTGCAACCACAAAAACCACAAAACCATATTTTGAAGCAAATTTTGACATTGGTGATTATATTATTTTCGGAAGCGAAACAAAAGGAATTGATGAAAATATTTTAAATAAATTCAAGGAAAAATGTATAACAATCCCTATGACTAAAAACGGAAGAAGTTTAAATTTAGCTGTAAGTACAGGAATAATATTATACGAAGCCATAAGACAAAACTCTGTTAATGGAAATTTGAAAATGGAAAATGGAAAATTGATTGGTATCAATGCAAATATATAA
- a CDS encoding flagellar M-ring protein FliF, with translation MKNEKFEEIKTRIIKDRLKKIFSKNPKAIAKILTHLIKRQKNV, from the coding sequence ATGAAAAATGAAAAATTTGAAGAGATAAAAACTCGAATTATAAAAGACAGGCTAAAAAAAATTTTTAGTAAGAATCCAAAAGCCATTGCAAAAATATTAACACATCTGATTAAAAGGCAAAAAAATGTTTAA
- the leuD gene encoding 3-isopropylmalate dehydratase small subunit, translating to MNVITGRVWKFGDNIDTDLIIPARYLNTSDPHELAKHVMEDADPEFPSKVRPGDIIVAGWNFGSGSSREHAPIALKAAGIAAVIAKSFARIFYRNSFNMGLPIFELLESDEINEGDLIKIDLDKGIIHDIDTGKEYKFAPIPDFMQNLIAAGGLINYAKEILKENNENV from the coding sequence ATGAATGTAATTACAGGTAGAGTTTGGAAGTTTGGTGACAATATTGATACAGATTTAATTATTCCTGCAAGATATTTAAACACTTCAGACCCGCACGAACTGGCAAAACACGTAATGGAAGATGCAGACCCGGAATTCCCATCTAAAGTAAGACCCGGGGATATAATAGTTGCCGGATGGAATTTTGGAAGCGGAAGTAGCCGTGAACACGCACCGATTGCCCTGAAAGCTGCAGGAATTGCCGCTGTAATTGCAAAAAGTTTTGCAAGAATTTTTTACAGAAACAGTTTTAACATGGGACTTCCTATTTTTGAACTGCTTGAGAGTGATGAGATAAATGAAGGGGATTTAATAAAAATCGATTTGGACAAAGGAATTATTCACGACATTGACACAGGAAAAGAGTATAAATTTGCACCTATTCCTGATTTTATGCAAAATCTGATTGCAGCAGGGGGGCTCATAAATTATGCAAAAGAGATTTTAAAGGAAAATAATGAAAACGTATAA
- the leuB gene encoding 3-isopropylmalate dehydrogenase has translation MKTYNIAVIKGDGIGPEIVNEAIKVLNSVGVVENIKFNYKEYLLGGAAYDAVGDPCPDETIKGCLESDAVLFGSIGGYKWESLPKEKRPESGLLKLRKELGLFANIRPAIIFDELVNASTLKPEIIKGVDLVVVRELTGGIYFGEPRYKDKEKAYNTMIYTREEVERIAHVAFKEAMKRNKKVTSIDKANVLEVSEFWREIVEEIAKEYPEVELNHMYVDNAAMQLIRNPKQFDVILTGNIFGDILSDEASMIVGSIGLLPSASIGGRVGLFEPIHGSAPDIAGEQKANPIATILSAAMMLEYLNELNAAKRIKDAIKKVLALGYRTPDLAEFDAKEVVNTSKMGDLIAKYVKD, from the coding sequence ATGAAAACGTATAATATTGCCGTAATTAAAGGTGACGGAATCGGGCCAGAAATTGTAAATGAGGCTATAAAAGTATTAAATAGCGTAGGAGTTGTTGAAAATATTAAATTTAATTATAAAGAATATCTTCTAGGCGGGGCGGCATATGATGCAGTAGGGGATCCTTGCCCTGATGAAACAATAAAAGGATGCTTAGAAAGCGATGCAGTTTTATTTGGTTCAATTGGAGGGTATAAATGGGAGAGTCTGCCAAAAGAAAAAAGACCAGAAAGCGGACTTTTAAAGCTCAGAAAAGAATTAGGCCTTTTTGCAAATATCCGTCCTGCAATTATTTTTGATGAATTAGTAAATGCTTCTACCTTAAAACCTGAAATTATTAAAGGTGTTGATTTAGTGGTTGTAAGAGAACTAACAGGTGGAATTTATTTTGGAGAGCCGAGATACAAAGACAAAGAAAAAGCTTATAATACCATGATTTATACAAGGGAGGAAGTTGAAAGAATAGCACATGTTGCCTTTAAAGAAGCAATGAAAAGAAATAAAAAAGTAACTTCAATTGACAAAGCGAATGTACTTGAAGTCAGTGAATTTTGGAGGGAGATTGTAGAAGAAATTGCAAAAGAATATCCTGAAGTTGAGCTAAATCATATGTATGTAGATAATGCGGCAATGCAGCTTATCAGAAATCCAAAACAGTTTGATGTAATTTTAACAGGTAATATTTTCGGGGATATTTTAAGTGATGAAGCAAGTATGATAGTAGGAAGCATTGGACTACTTCCTAGTGCAAGTATAGGCGGAAGGGTTGGATTATTTGAACCGATTCACGGAAGTGCTCCTGATATTGCAGGTGAGCAAAAAGCAAATCCGATTGCCACAATTTTAAGTGCCGCTATGATGTTAGAATACCTTAATGAATTAAATGCGGCAAAAAGAATAAAAGATGCAATTAAAAAAGTATTAGCCCTTGGTTACAGAACACCAGACTTGGCAGAGTTTGACGCAAAAGAAGTGGTAAACACTTCAAAAATGGGAGATTTAATTGCAAAATACGTTAAAGATTAA
- a CDS encoding tetratricopeptide repeat-containing protein gives MQNTLKIKTKTYAKILESQGFKQEALEIYESLEKDAEVIEAIKRLKQRKKFNGINVLKLKEFDNINQKNRFNFEKWLIFKD, from the coding sequence TTGCAAAATACGTTAAAGATTAAAACAAAAACTTACGCAAAAATTCTGGAATCCCAGGGTTTTAAACAAGAAGCCCTGGAAATTTATGAATCTCTTGAAAAAGATGCAGAAGTTATTGAAGCAATTAAAAGACTTAAACAGAGAAAAAAATTTAATGGTATTAATGTTTTAAAATTAAAAGAATTTGACAATATCAACCAAAAAAACAGATTTAATTTTGAAAAATGGTTAATATTTAAGGATTAA
- a CDS encoding nitrous oxide-stimulated promoter family protein, whose amino-acid sequence MTEEKFKSEIETLKKFFPIYCNDKHTGQFLKNYHLNYKNLKLDFDVCLCEECHNLLSYAIDRLTECPNNPKPRCRKCPNPCYEKDKFKQMAKMMRYSGMKLGLTKAAKRLKNIFKKSDNS is encoded by the coding sequence ATGACAGAAGAAAAATTTAAAAGTGAGATTGAAACACTTAAAAAATTTTTTCCAATTTATTGCAATGATAAACATACAGGCCAGTTTTTAAAAAATTATCATTTAAACTATAAAAATTTAAAATTGGACTTTGATGTCTGTTTATGTGAGGAATGTCACAATCTTTTATCTTATGCCATAGATAGACTGACTGAATGTCCAAATAACCCAAAACCAAGATGTAGAAAATGTCCGAATCCCTGCTATGAAAAAGACAAATTTAAACAGATGGCAAAAATGATGAGATATTCCGGTATGAAACTGGGACTTACAAAAGCAGCAAAAAGATTAAAAAATATTTTTAAAAAGAGTGATAATTCCTAA
- a CDS encoding class 1 fructose-bisphosphatase, translating to MTEIIEKIKDIAVEISDAIKTKDTGYADTCNISGDIQVKLDVISDDIVEKHLSCVNSVNEIISEEKEEPVKFNENGKYLVAYDPLDGSSLIDVNLSVGSIFGIYKGDYSGENIVAAVYVVYGPRLELVVARDNVELFRFNEKTQNFDYIREIKLNEKGKILGPGGTQKCWYPYHKEMIDNLFKEGYRLRYSGGMVPDLHQILLKGGGLFAYPGTTDKPKGKLRKLFEVFPFAYVFNKAGGLAIDGENDLLKLSYQGFHDTTPCFFGSNYEIEVVLNTYKGRK from the coding sequence ATGACCGAAATAATAGAAAAAATCAAAGATATTGCAGTAGAAATAAGTGATGCAATAAAAACAAAAGATACCGGATATGCGGATACTTGCAATATAAGCGGGGATATTCAGGTCAAACTTGATGTAATAAGTGATGATATAGTTGAAAAACATTTAAGCTGTGTAAATTCTGTAAATGAAATAATTAGTGAAGAAAAAGAAGAACCTGTTAAATTTAATGAAAACGGAAAATATTTAGTTGCTTACGATCCACTTGACGGTAGCAGTCTGATTGATGTTAATTTGAGTGTAGGGAGTATTTTTGGAATTTATAAAGGGGATTATTCAGGAGAAAACATAGTGGCAGCCGTTTATGTGGTTTACGGTCCAAGACTTGAACTTGTAGTAGCAAGAGACAATGTCGAACTTTTCAGGTTTAACGAAAAAACCCAAAATTTTGATTATATAAGAGAAATAAAATTAAATGAAAAAGGAAAAATTCTCGGACCTGGCGGGACTCAGAAATGCTGGTATCCTTATCATAAAGAGATGATTGATAATTTATTTAAAGAAGGCTACAGGCTTAGATATTCAGGCGGAATGGTTCCTGATTTGCATCAGATTTTATTGAAGGGCGGGGGACTTTTTGCATATCCCGGAACAACTGACAAACCGAAAGGCAAACTAAGAAAACTTTTTGAGGTATTTCCTTTTGCTTATGTATTCAATAAAGCCGGGGGGCTTGCAATTGACGGGGAAAATGATTTGTTAAAATTAAGTTATCAGGGATTCCATGACACTACGCCTTGTTTTTTTGGAAGCAATTATGAAATAGAAGTGGTATTAAATACATATAAAGGAAGAAAATGA
- a CDS encoding CCA tRNA nucleotidyltransferase, translated as MKNEKLQEDLEFLKNFFAPYSKRVYIVGGAVRDEIMGIKPKEIDLEVYDIAPDKFDELMQKLGAKGVGKSFFVYKWKNFDIALPRTEMKTGSGHRGFEVSLIQDEKTASSRRDFTMNALMKNIFTGVILDFWGGVKDIKNRIIRHINNEKFKEDSLRVLRAMQFAARFKFKVAPETVKLCCEIDLNDLSKDRIYGEFEKMFKSRFLYYGFYYFIILGIAKKLLNLEFNKKEFFHLSKIYKTNPLESFFLYHLIYYKHLKHSFFIEKLNLPNRLKREIKIKKCPKIVTNRFLYGLALKYPLKTFSILNFNCCKKWIKEHNLWDKKYKPIKIDPNNPRKSILDEIRSYDKIIIKKDKYAIYPVN; from the coding sequence GTGAAAAATGAAAAATTACAAGAAGATTTAGAGTTTTTAAAAAATTTTTTTGCTCCTTACAGCAAAAGAGTCTATATTGTAGGCGGAGCTGTAAGAGATGAAATAATGGGCATAAAACCAAAAGAAATTGATTTGGAAGTTTATGACATAGCCCCTGATAAATTTGATGAATTAATGCAAAAACTGGGGGCAAAAGGGGTTGGAAAAAGTTTTTTTGTATATAAATGGAAAAATTTTGATATTGCCCTCCCCCGCACAGAAATGAAAACAGGCTCGGGACACAGGGGATTTGAAGTAAGTCTTATCCAAGATGAAAAAACCGCCTCATCACGCAGGGATTTTACAATGAATGCTTTGATGAAAAACATATTCACTGGAGTTATACTTGATTTTTGGGGAGGGGTAAAAGACATTAAAAACAGAATAATAAGACATATTAATAATGAAAAATTTAAAGAAGATTCACTAAGGGTCCTTAGGGCAATGCAGTTTGCCGCCAGATTTAAATTTAAAGTGGCCCCAGAAACTGTAAAACTATGCTGTGAAATTGATTTAAATGATTTAAGTAAAGACAGAATTTACGGCGAATTTGAAAAAATGTTTAAAAGCAGATTTTTATATTACGGATTTTATTATTTTATTATTCTCGGAATAGCCAAAAAATTACTCAATTTAGAATTTAACAAAAAAGAATTTTTCCATCTTTCTAAAATATATAAAACAAATCCGCTTGAGAGTTTTTTTCTTTATCATCTGATTTATTATAAACATTTAAAACACTCTTTTTTTATTGAAAAATTAAACCTTCCAAACAGACTGAAAAGGGAAATAAAAATAAAAAAATGCCCAAAAATCGTAACAAACAGATTTCTTTACGGACTTGCTTTGAAATATCCACTTAAAACTTTTAGCATATTAAATTTCAACTGCTGCAAAAAATGGATAAAAGAACATAACTTATGGGATAAAAAATATAAACCCATTAAAATTGACCCAAATAATCCAAGAAAATCAATATTAGACGAAATTAGAAGTTATGATAAAATAATCATAAAAAAGGACAAATATGCAATATACCCTGTTAATTGA